AGGATGTACCTGGATTAGAGGCATATGCTATAAGGAGAATTTAGACAAATTTGGGAGATTTCTCTGGGGAGGTGGAGCTTCAGAGAGACCTGGCAGtggttataagattatgagaagcattgaCAGAGAAGACAACAATTTATCCAGGGATTAAATATCTAATATGAGTGGACAAGCATTTAAGATGAGTATGGGAAAGTTCAAATGTGTGGTTCAGTGCAAATATTTTACAtgaagagtggtggatgcctggaatgtactgctaGCACTCAGTTAACCAAGATTCACATGTAATTTCTGATACCTTCTTCAGTGTCTCTGCTAGTTTAATTTAGTAATGGCAAAGGATAGGTCAGCTCCACTGGTTAGGGCTCATGTTAGTGGAATTCGGATCTAAAGGTCTATTTGAAGAGACTGTGTGAAAGGAAATTAATGAATGGCAAGTGGGAGAAGTTAATAAGTGGAACAGCAAGTGTCCAAGGATAGTATGTTCCTGTTTGGGTGAAGGGTAACCTGGCAAGTATTGGGAACCTTGGCTAATGAGAGATATTGAAGATAGGGTCAAGACAAAAAGGAGACAAACACTTCATCCAGGAGGTTAGCATCCAGCAAGTCATTTGATAACTATTAGAAGATGAGCAATAGTCttgggagggaaaccagagggcaAAGAGAAGGTTTGAGAAGGGTCTGGCAGGTAAGGTTAAGGAATCTCCCAAGAGGTTCTCCAGCTGTTTTAAGAGTAAAGGGGTGGCTAGGGAGAGGTTAGGTCTCCTTAGAGATCAGCATGGCTGCCAAGATCTTCAGCTGCAGGAGGTGGGTGGGATTTGTAATGAATTTTCTCTTCAATGTTTACCAAGGAGAAAATCATTCTCAAGAGATAATATAAACAAGTGGAGATCTTTTCTGGGAAATTTATGTTACCAAGCAGGAGGTACTTGCAGCACTAAGGCCTGACAGAGGATTGACAAATGGATTACAATTCAGATGATGTACTTTGGAAAGTCAGACCAAGGTAGGACTTATACAGGAATGGTGGGGAACTAGGAAGTGTCGCGGGAGAGAGGGATTGAGGAGAACAAGAGCATTGTTCATTGAAAGTGATATCACTGGCAGACCGGGCAGTGAAAGGGGTGTTTAGCATCAGTCAATCAGGGCATTTAATCtgggagttgggacattatgtcgACATCGTATCTGCCCTTtgttgctctgtgactctaccaCCTAGCTTAGTGTCACCTTCAAACTAACTATCCTTGTCTTGTACACTCTCATCCAAATTCTTTATATAAATGATGAAAAGCAATGGGCCCGGCACCGATCCCTGTAACACGTCACTGCTCACTGATCCAGTCCCGTAAACAACCTTCGACCATCACCCTCTGAATCGTAATAGGAAGACGTTTATATATCCACTTCTacctctccctggatcccatgtcatCTAACCTTCCAGACTGCAGTTCCATGCGGATTATGCCTAATTTATGCTTTTCTTCTGAATGAAGTGCCTCTAATAGGATGTGATTATGATGCCCTCATCAGATCTCTGGGTTACCTCTTCAAGGAACTCAAAACAGATTTGTGAGATTAGCTGAGGAATTGAACAGAAAAGTAGGGCGGTTTGGTGTCAATTATGTAAGAGTATTGTTGATCAAATTGCAGGACACTGCAAACAGTCTTCACCCTATTTCAACTGAATGTGCAGCCCACGCAAAGAGGAGATAAATCTAACCCTAACCAGGGATCAGGACTGTGAGGCGCGCCGGCCTCGGGGTGTTACTGAACTGGGATTCTACAAGTAGCACTCGATAATCGGGTGGAGAGAAAAACTTGTGCTGGGACCTGGGCACCGGGCCAACAGTTTGTGCTGTGAATGTGCAGATTTGAACTGCCAGAGagtaaacaagataaaatccgcagatgctggaaattcaagaaacacacacacagctgctggaggaactcaacggaccaggcagcatctatggaaaaaagtacagtcgacatttcgggtcgaaacccttagTCCAGCATTATGTGGGTGTGGCAGAGAGAGTGTGTTAAAGGTCCTGACGGCTTAGAATGGTGTCTCTGTGTTTGTGAGTCCGATCACATCGCTGGATTTTTCATCCCCACCTTTCGAGAATAAAACGATTTCACTGTCACGGGGTGGCCCAGCTCCCCAGCTTAGTCCTGAAGTGGGAATTAACGGCAACTTTTTAGTTGGTTTCAATATTTCGGTCAGAAAACTGCGAAAATGTCGCGATCTCGGGTAAGCAGAAGATCAGTACAGCAGTAAAACGGGTTGTTATAGAAACTGCTGCTTTTAATTCGGTCCAAACTTTGTTTACAACAGAGAATCCGGCCTCGGGCACAGATAGGGAGCGGACCGAGTCTTGGGGATAGCCTATTTTAATTGGAATCGGAGAGTTTTTGAGCAGAGAGAAACACAGAAAGACGGAACGGCCAGGAGAGGACTGCAGGATGTCTCCGCCCCGTCCGCTCGCTGCCTTTAAATTGCTCTGTACCGCCGCCTCTCGCTTCATTTCTCACTCACTTCGAGAGAGTTTGTGCAGAGTTTCCGACCATGACTGAGACTACAACAACAGAAGTGGCTCCACCGGCGGCACCCGCCGCCACACCCAAGGCTGCCAAGAAGAAGAAGACGGCCGTTCGGAGAAAGTCAGGCGGTCCCAAACTGGGCGAACAGATCGACAAGATTGTGGCCGATTGCCACAGCCAGCGAGGGATGTCTGTAGCCGCGATAAAGAAGGGTTTGGCGGACAGCGGCGTCGATGTGCAAAAGCTGAAAAGTCAGATCAGGTTGACCATTAAAAGGAAAGTGGATCGCGGCTCCCTGGTTCACACTAAGGGCAAAGGTGCCTCCGGCTCCTTGAAGGTCGCTAAAAAAGGCACCGGGACAGTCGTGAAAAAAGTGAAGAAACCAGCAGCCAAGAAATCGATGACCAAGAAAACAGGTGCCAAATCTCCCACCAAAAGCAAAGTGGTTAAGAGAACTGCGGTTAAAAAAGCGGCAGCTAAGAAAACAGCGACCAAGAAGACTATGCAAAAGTCCAAGAGCCCGAAGAAGGCCGCAGCCCCCAAGGTGGCCAAGAAATCGGCAAAACCCAAGCCGAAGGCAAAATCTGTGAAATCCAAGAAGACAGCAGCCAAAAAGTAAATACATTAAAGACCCGAACCcaaaggctcttttaagagccacCCACATCTCCCAGAAAAGAGCTCATTCTGAATCGCGCGATTCCAGATCCTGGTCGGTTTAGATGCCAGTACGAACTATTTCCAGAAAACCCGCGATCCCCGGTGCCCCGCTGACATTCGGCGTTGCCGTTCCTTCCCTAGTAACTGAAATAAAACACAGTATGACAGAGGCTCAATCGGACATGGATGTGTTCCGCTTCAGTCTCCGTTCAAAGGCCGTTTCTTTCTCACTTGATGCCGGGAGATGGTGGCACTGCCGAagaatccctgtctcactgctcaAAGCCCAACATGGAAGTTTCAATTCAGGGTTAAGGTGACTAAACTGCTTAACTATCTGTGAGGAGTGGGAACAGGCTCTGGGCGTGGACTGGAGAGGGATGAAACATGATTACCCGGCAACATGTAGTACTTTAACTActtaatatgcatatatatatatatacttgcaGTAATTGATTACTTATTTACttttcctatattatcatgtattgcattgtactgctgtcgctaagttaataaatttcacgatatatgccggtgatatgaAATCTGATTCAATGAAGGATTCGTGCTTCTGGAGGATTGTGCGGAGCGCTGTATTTCCATTCTATGTTCGGATTAAGCGTTGGAAATTAGCGGTTGGAGTATTGGGACGGAGCGGGAAGATGAGAGGACTCTCCGCTCTGTTACTCCAACGCTGTTTCTCTCGGCAGGTCAGGGCGCTGTGTATAAAAGGAGACAGTGATAATCGGGTTATCTTTGAGCAGTGACTTGGAGcgggcagagatagataatttcaTTGTTTGCCATTGATTCCTGTGATTCTGTTGCGGCTTTTATTTCCCCCAAAAAACAATTTAGTAAATGCAGTAAATTAAATCAATTTCAATCCTCTGTCTGTTCTCCAGTTTCCGGCAGTATTAACTCACCTCGAGAAACTATTCAGTAAATGTGCAAATATTAAGGTTCAACTAATTGAGAGAAGTTAAAATGCTGATTTAAACAAAGATGAAATTAGATCATTCGTGATTATTAATTGTAAGCAACTAGCCCCGGTTGCTCAAAAAATTGGCGGGCGGTTTGAAATTGAACGGGCATCCGATCTCTGCAGTTAGATTGGTTGAATTATAACCCTCTCACCAGTTTCCATATTTGGTCACAGGTCCTATTTCCCCACCCCCTCCGCTGGTTAGTTTCAAACTGATGAAGGAAAGACAGCCAATTGCACCACAGGGACCTTATAATGGACATCTCCCATTACAACCAATCAGGAAGTAGGGCGGCCCTTCATCAACTCTTTAAAAGCCAGATCCAGCGTCCGCTCCCACACTGCAATCCTGATATTTCAGGCTGTAATCGGACTGCTGAAGGAGAATGGCTCGCACCAAGCAAACAGCGCGAAAATCGACCGGTGGGAAAGCTCCCCGCAAACAACTGGCGACCAAAGCGGCGCGCAAGAGCGCCCCAGCCACAGGCGGAGTGAAGAAGCCCCATCGTTACCGGCCCGGCACCGTGGCTCTGAGGGAGATCCGGCGCTACCAGAAATCTACCGAGCTGCTCATCCGCAAACTGCCCTTCCAGCGCCTGGTCCGGGAGATCGCTCAGGACTTCAAAACCGATCTGCGCTTCCAGAGCTCGGCCGTCATGGCCCTGCAGGAGGCCAGCGAAGCTTACCTGGTGGGGCTCTTTGAGGACACCA
This region of Hemitrygon akajei chromosome 31, sHemAka1.3, whole genome shotgun sequence genomic DNA includes:
- the LOC140719079 gene encoding histone H1-like, which codes for MTETTTTEVAPPAAPAATPKAAKKKKTAVRRKSGGPKLGEQIDKIVADCHSQRGMSVAAIKKGLADSGVDVQKLKSQIRLTIKRKVDRGSLVHTKGKGASGSLKVAKKGTGTVVKKVKKPAAKKSMTKKTGAKSPTKSKVVKRTAVKKAAAKKTATKKTMQKSKSPKKAAAPKVAKKSAKPKPKAKSVKSKKTAAKK
- the LOC140719080 gene encoding histone H3, whose protein sequence is MARTKQTARKSTGGKAPRKQLATKAARKSAPATGGVKKPHRYRPGTVALREIRRYQKSTELLIRKLPFQRLVREIAQDFKTDLRFQSSAVMALQEASEAYLVGLFEDTNLCAIHAKRVTIMPKDIQLARRIRGERA